The DNA region CGGCGAATCAAGCCATTCTCGAAGCTTTTCAAGGGAAGAAGAGAGTTCATGTCATCGATTTCTCTATGAGCCAAGGTCTTCAATGGCCGGCGCTTATGCAGGCTCTTGCGCTTCGACCTGGTGGTCCTCCTGTTTTCCGGTTAACCGGGATTGGTCCACCGGCGCCGGATAATTTCGATTACCTTCACGAGGTTGGTTGTAAGCTGGCTCACTTAGCTGAGGCGATTCATGTGGAGTTCGAGTACAGAGGATTTGTGGCTAACACTTTGGCCGATCTTGATGCGTCGATGCTTGAGCTTAGACCGAGTGAGATTGAATCTGTTGCGGTTAACTCTGTTTTCGAGCTTCACAAGCTATTGGGACGACCTGGTGCGATTGACAAGGTTCTTGGTGTGGTGAATCAGATCAAACCGGAGATTTTCACTGTTGTTGAGCAGGAATCGAACCATAATAGTCCGGTTTTCTTAGACCGGTTTACCGAGTCGTTGCATTACTACTCGACGTTGTTTGACTCGTTGGAAGGTGTGCCGAGTGGTCAAGACAAGGTCATGTCGGAGGTTTACTTGGGTAAACAGATTTGCAATGTTGTGGCTTGTGATGGACCTGACCGAGTCGAGCGTCACGAAACGTTAAGTCAATGGAGGAACCGGTTCGGTTCAGCAGGGTTTTCGGCGGCACATCTTGGTTCGAATGCGTTTAAGCAAGCGAGTATGCTATTGGCTCTGTTTAACGGCGGAGAGGGTTATCGGGTTGAGGAGAGTGACGGATGTCTCATGTTGGGTTGGCACACTCGACCGCTCATAGCCACATCTGCTTGGAAACTCTCTACCGATTAGATGGTGGTCTAATGAATTTGATGAATCGAGTCGAGTTGATTGGATCAGTTTGACCGGTTATGATGAGATATGTTCCGACCGAACCAAAACTAAATCCTACTGGTTTTCCCTTTGTCACTTGTTAAGATCTTTTATCTTCATTATATTAGGGTTAATTGAAAAATTTTAATCTCACTTTGGAGAGTTCCTTTTTGGTTGCATGTGACATTGGTGGGTAAATTGGATAGGCAAAAATAGATATATGTAATTGTTTgaaataaattcttttttatcttttttgaaTGTCACCAACTATGCCTATATTTATTCATTGTAATGACTAATGAACCTAATTAATCTGtctcttatatataaatagtgaGCTAATTCTCATGAATATGCTCTTTTAATGTGCATCGTAATATAGGTGGACCAGATTATTCTAACAATGCTAAGTCACTTTCAGTTGTTtcttgttaaatttttaaaagttaataaaaagaAAGCCGAAAAGCTATAAATGTCCTCCtttttgataataataatgtatcTGAAAGATATAGCACACGGTTATTTATATTCAACGCCAACTGCATATACATAATTCCATATATGATATGTGTAAAATTGGGAGATGCATATTCAACGCCAATTGATCATATGATGTTCTTTGTAAATGAAAATTGAAATTGGTTAAAGAACTTGTTTAAGAGATTAAGAGAATCATTAGACATAGGTGGTCGTAGACTTCACTCGTGACCCTTTGGTATATATTATCATATATGGTTGAGTGACCATGACATTTGATCGTTTATAATGAATAAAAAGCGGGTTGATGGTTGATCATAGTAAACTTTTGCTACCCCACATATATAGGCCGAATAAGTGCTAATGGGCCTTAACAAACATTCCCTCACAATGAAACATGATTCTAATGGTAGTAGTACTAATTACAAgttaaaaaatcatgaatcagAAAACTCGAATTGAATGGAGTGAACAGTGTCACGGCCGGAAATCGAAAGCAAGTAGAAGTAGTtcagaaaaaagagagaaattttgAGGTGAGAATTGGCAAAACAGAGGATTCTAAAATCTAGGGTTTGTTTATACAGAAGGGAGAGGAGATGTGAGAGAGTCTTTCGACGGAGAAAATATTTGCatgtctttaattttgtttcagaaTAATGAGAGTCATGTgacaatatatacattttaggGAATATATTATGCGCTTTATATCGTACACAAAATCGCATAGCtaacacaaatttattttattacgaACACACGTACATAACAACATCAACTATTCATCAAAGACATATGGATACATACAAGACCGCCATTATTACTAGCACAACATGTACAAAGGAAAAAGAGGCGGATGATAAAGACACGTACGAGACAAACACAAAAGATACACATGCATAAGGATTATTTACGACGGTGACCATGGAGGGTTCTTAAGCCTTGTTCTGGCCCTTGAGGATGTGGTCGTCCATGTCAGCAACTAAGCTCTGGACAAACTTCATGTACTTGGTGGGTTCGGGGGAGTCTTCCTTCCGCTTCTCCCATATCAGAGTGACTTGGGAATAAACTGTAAGATGACATCATACACTTTGTACTCCTCCATCACGTGGCCGTCTAGCCCTCTGAACGTCAACGCCATCTTCTCGTcgtctatctctctcttctccttgaTGACTTCCGGCTTCCCAtcttcacacacacacaattttAGTCCATATTACAAAATAGATAACATCAATCCTCGTATGAACATAAAGAGATAGAGTAAAGTAGGGACTGATTGTGTCGTTCCAAGATTTAATGGAGCCGTGGGAGTCCCAGTCGCCGTCGTGGTCGGTGACACCTTGGATATGGTGGCCGATGACGTCCGGGACGATGTTGTTTTGGCTCCTCCATCTCCTGTAGTGTTTCTCCGCCAACCCCTTCAGTGGTACTTCCGCCACGTATGTTCCTGTCAACGCCATTTCTTTCTtgattgattcttttgttttgaaatgTGTCAAGTGTATATTTTGATGCAAAAACTCAACTGTCGCCCTTCCTTTATATACACAAAAACTGACCACAACACTACAAGATATAAAAACGgctacatatatacacacataaatattatatatagtctcttttaattatatggtttaattagttcttttaattagaaataaaggTTTCATTCGTCCAACATCTACTAAATCCTGAATATGAATGCTTAGTTTAACCTCagagattgacaaaaaaaaaaaaaaaaaaaaaaagtttaacctCGATCAGAAATAAAATCTTGCATCTGTATATCGTTTCTTTGTGGACTAGTAGATGTTGAGTTAGATATTGTTCAACTTATATAACGTTGGACAGTACTATGTGATtagtaaaaaaatgtaaatcacttctctcctaatttttttgtaaagtgaTTGATGTAacgaatttaatatttattgtcgatttgattttgtttgctaAACAAACACCTTAAACTAATTTTGAAGTCTTACTCTCTGCTTCTACacaagtaaaattttaaattaaaccaaaaaagtcCCAAAACTATATTTAGACAACCTATTAATCGAACAGATAACTTGTCTTGTGTATTAGGTTTAAGTCTCAGACCGATtcaagttagtttttttttgttttcttatcataACTAAAACGTTCAATAGTCATAGGTGACGGATTATTGACTGGATTATCAATGATTCATTAGATAAATACcgaaaaaagacaagaaaaaaaaaagtcaaggcGAAAGAGACGATATTATGCGTAATTTAGTGATCATCAACGTCATAGTGATATTGGTGCTCCACACGTGTGGTCTAAGTGTCCGCATGTCCATCTATCCCTCACGTGTAGATTGTTTGCACCCTATATCACGTTCTAATCATCGACTTTAATACGTTCTTATcaaacatgaatatatatatggaaatccGTTAAGTTGAAGACTTctaactcatatatatatatatatatatatatatatatataaaaagacttCTAACTCATATTACTGATAAATATGAGTGTTAATCTGTACAGAGGATATTTGCATGTGTGTTAATtagtgttattcaaaatatttgcatgttttcttttgtattagaTTAATGgatgttttggattttggttagTCATTCTATTTGCCttggatttttgtttgttttgcacttctttttaatgaaattaattatgtaGTGATAGCCTGCTTATTATGAGGCTATCCTAATAATTAACATTATGAGCTCTTTTGCATACCTTacataatagtataatactGTATAGCCGACGACACACAAATATTATAATACGAACACCAACCAAATACACCATAACAACACCAAATTATCAGACAGAGATGATACAGATAAGCTTACAAGGACCGCCATTATTCTCAGCATGTAAAATGTACACAGGGCGGATGATCATGTAcgaaacaaacacaaaagacacacacatatatacatatagaggacgtttctttatttttcttagttaaATTAAAGATGGTCACCCCTAACAATTACGCTTTACTCTGGTCCTTGAGGATGTGGTCGTCCATGTCAGCCGCCAAGCTCGTGGCGAACTTCATGTACTTGATGGGCTCTGGAGAGTCTTCGTTGCGCTTCTCCCATATCATAGTGACTTTGTAGACGCAACCTTCTTCAGACTTTGGGACGAACTGGAAGATGACGTCATACACCTTAAGCTGTTCCATCACGTGACCATCCAGCCCTCTAAATGTCACCGTCATCTTCTTGTCGtcaaactctctcttctccttaaACACCTCTTGCTTCCCATCTTCATACGCATGAATTTTACATTAATATAGAGAAACCCTAGCTTGTAATAAACGTTTCCAAATAAACAAagggcgagagagagagatagagtaaCGTGGAAACCGCATGTGTAGTTCCAGGACTTGATGGCTCCGTGGGTGTCCCAGTCGCCTTCGTGAACAGTGACACCTTGGATGTGATGGCCAATGACGTCGGGGAAGAGGTGGTTTTCGGTTTTCCACCTTTTGTAGTGTTTCTCCGCCGACCCTTTCAGAGGAACCTCTGTCACATATGTTCCTGACGGCGCCATGATGAAGCTTctaaaaagtttttgattacTTGTCCTTGAAAGTGTGTAAGCCAATTGTTTGTTTGCTATCTCGGGGTGGATGCAAAAACGAAAGCCTCATGCACCCTTCGTTTATATATACCAACTCGTCACAACATTACAAGAAACCAGATATATATGTACGACTTTTCAAGAATCAAACTTATATTAAAATCAACATATTATTCTACTTAAAAATTatctttgattaataattttgaacTGTAACGTTTTGATTAAATTTCGTTTGTCTTTTAGTTACAAAAATGTTACGgtagaacaaaaaaagtgtAACGTTCGAATATAAAGGACCTCACCTGGCCGAAAGAGACggataaagaaaaaagtaggtGCTACTCGACGTCATAGTGATATTGGTAGTCCACACGTGTGGTCTATGTTTCCTCATCTTTACTCTTTGGTTTCGATGCTTTGCATATATACCTTCTAACTTTCTGATGTCTAACTATATTGATCTAACTATCATAGTTTAGAATGATATAGAGACACTATTAAAAAcctctcatatatatatgtgccgTTGCAGCTTATCATGTAGGTGagaaataatatttcatcagatcgccgtagttttttttctttttctttttgagaatgAAGTTACAAATTAGGCGAtccataattttgaaaatagcTTGGCAACAATAtggtgacaacaaaaaaaaataacaataaacgAACAACAATACTGATATAAATAAGTTAACGTTGGATAGACAACGTACACCATAATGATATAAGGAAGTAGAAATATGTCATGTACGAGATGaactttttttaagaaaaacgtacatataaaaatatagttaaagGAGGATGTGATGATATGATTAAGCATCGATCCATTATTCCTGCTGGTTCTGGAGGATGTGGCCATCCATGTCAGCAACCATCTTCTCGAGGAACTTCATGAACATGGTGGGCTCTGCAGAGCCTTCAGTGCGTTTCTCCCAATATACACTAACTTTGCATAAGCAGCCATCATTTCTGGACTCGGGGATGAATTGTAAGTTTGCGATATACACCTTAAGCTCCTCCATGACTTGACCATCTAGCGCATTGAATGTCACCGCCATCTTCTCGTCGTCCATCTCTATTCTCTCCTTAAACACTTCTTCCTTCCCATCTTAATTACACACACAAATACCACATTTCATTTACACATATATAGGTTTATATCATGTCAATCatttgtatgttatatatagagataatGATTAGAAATACGAACCAAGATTGTACTTCCAGCTCTTGATGGCGCCGGGAGAGTCCCATTCGCCTTCGTGGAGGGTAATACCATGGATGAGGTGGCCGATGGCGTCAGGGACGAGATGATTCTCGCTCTTCCACCTTTTGTAGTGTTTCTCGGCCGATCCTTTTAGAGGCACATCCGTCACGTATGTTCCTGACATGGCCATTGATGAATTAGTTAGCTATCGATAGGTTTCTTTGATGGaactaagtatttttcttcctttataTATACAAGATTAACACGTAAGCTACATTAACAACGAAATTGGTAATACGGCTTTTCAAATAGTCGACAGTTTCAATATATCTAAACAATTATGGTCACGTATTGTATGCACGTTATCGCCTGTTCTGATAgttaaattaatcaattaatatgTTATTTGATATAATTCGTATCTCtgattttactttattatttcATGTGCTTATTacaaatatctatatttttatgcgcttatttctttctttaaatctatttttaaaGAAACTCGAACAGcagaaattataaagaaagaaaaaaagatgccAGCTACATATTCTGCCTGACACAAAATttccaattatatatatttgtcaactCTGAAAAATGAAAAGTCTAGTTATAgttgaaataattaaatcaagGTCCTTCTTTTTAGACTTAACAAGTTCAATAATAGAGGTGTTATCTGGATTACTTGATATTGAAGAAAAATTAGGATACGTCTCCCTTAATGTGCAACAATAGCTGGAATTGATACATTCTTTTTGGCAGGAATGTACAACAAAAGGTCTAATTTGTAAGGTTGATAATCAGTTGCAGCCATTTAGGAGCATCACTCCATGTATGTTCGATTTTAGAACCGGATACACCAATTTGTACAAGGAGAGAGATTTACTTGGAAGATCACTCAcaagaatataaacaattaaacagaatttaaacaagacaaaaaattaaaccaaaaaggaaCCGATCAATGTACACAAAACTTTTTTGGAAGCTTTCTTATCCCCTGTGACTCTATGGCCGACCCTACAGTTATTTATTTCTGAGCAAACCCAACCAATAGACACCAAATATACAAAAACGCAAACGCTCTGCAAAACATCAAAATGCTATCCTCTTCTCCCAGAAACAAAAGGTTGGATCTTGGTGGGAGCTAATCACAGTTCATCGTGTTAGATACATCAGCTTCAATGTGTCAAAAAATCTCCCCCAAGGGAGAAGTTGCGAAGTCCCTGCATGCGCAGACtagtcctctctctctctctcgctgttTGGATGCGGATGTGACCAAAGAATTGAAAGAattgtgtaaataaaagaaggaaTGCACCAGAATTTTCCAGTGAAAGAATGTGTCAGGTGGCTGATGCTGTTGTTTTGTTCTTCCGGCACATACAGTCAGGGCAAGGGAATATGTAAATAGAGTCACTAGGTCGTTTCAACTCAAACCCCTTGGAGTCACTATGGGACCTCATGCTTAGCATTTGCCGTTTAAAACTTCTCCATCTGCCGGTAAATGTCAGAAACAACCATTGAGGGACCAACCAGATACTATCAACTAAAAATCATGTTTGTACGTCGAAGAGGTGAGGAGTCGTTACCCCAACTTTGGATTGTCAAAGAGTACGGCTAACTTTCGCTTGTCTGGCCGAATCGTCTTCGAATGCCCTCCGAACAAATACCTCCGATGTCCCATGAGGAAATGAGGGAAGTTTCCACCTTGAGTTGTCACAAATACTTCACTGTGGAGACACACCGTGTAATCTAGCGCAGCCATTCTCGAGGAGAAGTTCTGAATAAAGACATATAGTCTTATGTAAGTCAGAAAATATTCATCACGTGAAAGTGCTAACAGTGGAAGATCACGGAAACCTTAAAAGGGGCCACTTCTTCCTCAGACGCAAGCATCTCCTTCGTCTGTAGATTAGGGAACATCTCGAGTAGTGGAGCCATAGTTCTACTCGCGCTATATATTGGGCCAGCTGCAAGGTATATATATGTGCTTTTGTTGAACCCCATTCCTCTCAGCATCAAACCCACCTGATAGGTATACAAGCAAGAAAATTGAACCAAAGGGAATAAGATTCTCTGCTCACATTATTGCTCACAATGGTTAGCACTTTGAACAACTACTCTGATTATTCCAAAGCAGTATCCATGGATGACTATAAGAcgaaaatataacaattaatataGACCACCGTTGTGCATAGTAGAGGCTAGAGAAGTTGCAGAACCAAAAGAACTTATGATTACCTCTAAAGGAGTTAAAGGGCATTTTCCATTGAGCCTGTTTGCTCCTGGTCGTATCACACGACCTGGTTTTGTGAACTTCCCTTTCCATCCCCTTTCTCTCGCCGCAATCATgtcttgtttttcttggttaccACCATCAAATACACAACAAGAGAAAGCTACCATATCCTGCAACATGGTCTTATAGTGTATTATATCTCTCACGTCGACAGATCTGTTTTCAGAAATATACAGCCATGACAAAGACCAGTGGCAGATTCAAGAAGCGTTGGACTTTACAGGTAACAAACCTCTTCAAAACGAAGATGCACAGAAACATACTTGCCAGCATTGTTTGCACTAAGCTCCTTCATTTTCTTCACCAGTGTTTCTCCTTGGGTCAGTATAGGTTTCGAAAATCGCAAGGCTATATTATTTGCCAAACATCTAAATCTCTGGATAGCTCGAGGAGCATCAAACGAAAGTCTATTCGCAAATGGGGAAATTCTTATAACCCTGTGCCgtgaaaaaaacaacaaataattcaAAACCCGTttgtataacaaaatatatagtcCCTTACACAAAAACAAGACAGTTTATTATTGAAAGTAACTTTTATTAAGGTGTGACTCACTTCTCTTCAAGCAGCTTTGGCAGGACTGAGTCCCGGTAATAGGAGGTGGGTGCCCATGCTTTAACTCTGAAGTTGTAGACATTTGTCAAGTTATAGTCAAAACGCTCCATTAAGTATTCAGGAACTGTATCGACCACCCGCACATAATTTGCTAAGGTATCGATAAAGTATTCTTCATCATAGATGTCTCCAAATTTACTGCAAGGAAAACACTCTGTAAGAAAGTAGTTGAAACAGGAATGGCTTTGCTAAATTTACAACACATGGagaagatatgaaaacaaatatcCGAAACCTCGGATCTTTCCATATGCTGTGATAGTGAAAGTTGGGAATTACAAGGGTCGCATTTAGGTAGCCTGCCACAGCAACCGCATTGCATATCTAAGCAAAACATGGTAGACTACAAGTCAACAGCTTTACCTTAGACAAGGTAGCCAGAAAAGTGCAAGAAGACTTGAGTGAAACAAATCAATTTGATGTAAGATGAAAAGATAGATAAACCTACCGAAGTGCGCTGCTGATTCAAGCCTCCATTAGCCTCGATGAATATGAAACCATTTGACTCAGGCAAAACTACAATTGTCGTCAACAcacaacaaagataaaaaatcataaattatgACCCTAAGCCAGTGTAATTAACTAATTCTATATTCTTCAGGGCTTTATTGGTGATGTCTTTTCCCATTAAAGTGAGAAGCTTGCCATGAAATGCATCACCAATGTTGTAACTTATTGCATAGGACAAGCACAATTATTAAGAAAGTAGGAAAGCTATGTAATAATACCTCCAGTAGACTTGTTCACACATGGCTTCCATTCCACACCTTTATAAGAACGTTTCCAAATCGTTGATatctaaaaaaatacaaatttcatTGACAAAACGTGAGAAAGGATATAGCATGTACCAAATTAGGTGACAATACGTAGCTATATAGAGAAGAAAACAGCAGTATCACTGGCATGAACGAACCACACAAACAAAGTAGGGACAAtgacaaaacagagcaatacattCTCCTAAACATTTATACTCTCTAAATGGATCCAATACTAAAACTCATGAGAAATGCAATTAGAGCTGAAACTAGATGACATGGTTTTATAGTGAAGGCAGGGATCGAGATTAATAAAAAAGACTTAACAACATCATAAAGAGATCCAAATTGTGTCATGAATTGGAATAGTTGAGCTCACAAGTAACCAAATCGAGAGATGAAACTATCTTAAGTGTAGACAAGACAATGGCGACATTTCTCAAAAAGGATTTCACAAAAGCGGAGGCAAACCTCACCGCATCGGCCGTGGTGTTATCGGCGTCGATATCGGCGCGGAGCCTAGCGTAAACCTGCGGGCTCCTGTAAACGGATCCCGGAGCGGGACGGCGGTGGATGATTGGAGCGGCATCAAAGGAGGCGACGCGCATGTGAAAGAACATACAGGAGACGTAGATGAGAGGAGCGAACAGGAGAATTCCCTGACGACGGAGAAGAACAGATAAAAGGATCCATGAGATACGGTGAGGGAATGTAGTCCGAGTTTGGTGTTGCCCGGAGGATTTAGAGCGGGTCCGGCAGAGACGAGGTGAAGGCGGCGGAGAAGGTGTAGCTGGAAGCCGATTTTGAATCGACAGATCTCTCTCCACCTGGGATATCATCTGTttcccttctcttctctctctctctctctctttccttcgtCAGTGCGCTACGccattacaaaataataacaataatgaatgaatgaatacaTATATCATTGCATTGTTTGCGACGGTCGACAATGGCAGGCAGGTGGCAAACGCCGATTGCACAGATTTGTCCCGGCGGCGAAACTGTGTCTGTGACACACAacacacttttttatttatttagtttttgtgcGCTCGTGCGGTGGATGCCGTGATCGCTTATTTTGATCACATGCActttttttattggctccttctgtgtttcttttacttctttcaaTTTACAGATTTCGTTTTTAAACGGAAACTATCTTTTATCTAATATGGTGAAATTCAATGCACCAGTTTCTTCTTATTATCGTCTAATTTGTATTGGAAGAGTGAATTAACCAAATATAGCAATGAGTTAATTACAACTTTTCTTTTGGGTTAGCAAGGCCAATGAGTTTAGTTACAACTTTTCTTTTGGGTTAGCAAGGCCAAAGTATttagttcaaacttcaaacaaaCTACATACTAAAACTGAAGTCGCGACAAAAGACAGTACTGATGTTGTatcaacaacatatataaactagTAGCTAATAGAATTTTGCAATTGTGAAATATGCTCAGCTTGAACATGAAGTAAGCAAAAAAGTCAACTAAGCCACCGTCTACATTGGCTATTAGAGAACTTGGTGCCTAAACGTAGACGGAAAGCATCAACAGATTACTGAATAGCACGAAATATTAGAATCAGAAGAAGCAATAACACTNNNNNNNNNNNNNNNNNNNNNNNNNNNNNNNNNNNNNNNNNNNNNNNNNNNNNNNNNNNNNNNNNNNNNNNNNNNNNNNNNNNNNNNNNNNNNNNNNNNNNNNNNNNNNNNNNNNNNNNNNNNNNNNNNNNNNNNNNNNNNNNNNNNNNNNNNNNNNNNNNNNNNNNNNNNNNNNNNNNNNNNNNNNNNNNNNNNNNNNNNNNNNNNNNNNNNNNNNNNNNNNNNNNNNNNNNNNNNNNNNNNNNNNNNNNNNNNNNNNNNNNNNNNNNNNNNNNNNNNNNNNNNNNNNNNNNNNNNNNNNNNNNNNNNNNNNNNNNNNNNNNNNNNNNNNNNNNNNNNNNNNNNNNNNNNNNNNNNNNNNNNNNNggggggggggggggggggggggggggggttatcCATATGATTGATGCCCATTTTGTAACAATTCAAAGACAATTTCATAAAAGAGTAAATTCAATGATAAACGACAAAGTCCAACCACATCTTCAAAGATGAACAACTAACTTAAAAATGACTCATAACACAAACACCAACGTCAACCCTCGTGGTTGTGGTTGAGTTGTTGGCGAGCTTTTAGCCCTTTTCAATCCTCGTGCAACGTTCCCAAGACGTCCTCATCCCGGAACAGATGGTACCTGCATCCAATCACACAAAGCAAAAGTTTCTTTACTTGAGAGAGAGTCTAATTCTTCATTTGTAAAATCAAACAACACATGAATCAATATACGAAAGTGGTGTTGAAATTGGCACTTCATTCCAATGATTAAGAGTTGAAATTATCTGATAATTAAGAGAGACTAACTGATTCAGATGATCTAAAACATCATGGTTCTTTTTGACAGTATACAAATCATACCATATCCTAATGATCTAAAGGGGGTAAATACAAacgaaacaaaaagaaagaagtaggTTTCAAACTTACTCGTTCTCGCCGAGCTTGACCTGTGTGCCGCCGTACTCTGGAAGAAGAACAGTGTCGCCTTCCTTCACAGAGACCGGAATCAATTTCCCGTCTTTATCCCTTGATCCAGGTCCAACAGCTACCACCCTGCCTGAGTTCAGCTGTAAATCGCCGAGAAAAAAGCTACATCATTTCAGATCTCTGATGCAAAAATCATAAGAAGATCAACTAGTGAAATTAGATCGGTCATTTTACCTTGGAGGATTTCTCGGGGAGGAGAATGCCGCTTTCGGTTTTAGCAGGCTGGATCACTTTCTGAACCAGGATCCGGTTGAACGTTGGCATCAGACGCTTCATCattttttctcactttcttcttcttcttgtctcgGATGATTCGGAAATTTCTAGGTTTTcttgagtttttaatttgggGAGAGGACAGAGGAGACAATAGAAGACGGAAGTTTCTAGATCGTAGGGTTTATCTTGGCGGACAAGGCCATAGGGTTTTAGTCAATATTCGCTACTATGTGGGCTTTTAATATCCATACTATTTATTTAATGGACCCGGCCCAATTATATGCGGAAACAGAGTGTGtcttgctttttttgttttcaagtgCCAATATGCCAAGTTTGGAATGTAAGTTATCTCATTTGCTACTACTGAGGTCAGTTTGAAACcttttctaaagaaaaaaatagtatagaTACCATAGAATTTGATGTAGAAATCGTATTGATATTCTTTTTGATCAAGATCAACATACAGAACGAGAGTTCTTTACATTGCTGCATTGACTTGTTAACGTTGAAAGTGGTGGGAAATACTATCACATGGGGTATATAACAGGATGGGAACAAAAGTAGGTGTTCAGAGGATATAAACAATCGTGTAAAACTGCCTTTACAGGCATTTTGTGCTCTTATTTTTCTTAGCACGGATCAGAACAGTTCATTCTCCGGGTTTTATACCACCACATTACAAGTGCTCCAGATACCGaggtttaattttgttacaaCAAAATTAGATACAAAACTAAGGAAAAAAGAgttgattaaaaataattggACGCCACTAGCCACTTCCATCGAGTTGGCCTTGAGAAAGAAGGTGAGCCATGTATTGCTGCATTCACACAATCAAAAGAGCTCACcacatggttttgttttgtctagaGTTCTATACCTCACATGAACATCTAACATATGAAAACCACAAAGTTTTGTACCATAAAAATCCTAGACCTAGAACTATCTATGGAA from Camelina sativa cultivar DH55 chromosome 3, Cs, whole genome shotgun sequence includes:
- the LOC104773730 gene encoding MLP-like protein 328; translated protein: MAMSGTYVTDVPLKGSAEKHYKRWKSENHLVPDAIGHLIHGITLHEGEWDSPGAIKSWKYNLDGKEEVFKERIEMDDEKMAVTFNALDGQVMEELKVYIANLQFIPESRNDGCLCKVSVYWEKRTEGSAEPTMFMKFLEKMVADMDGHILQNQQE
- the LOC104773738 gene encoding uncharacterized protein At1g04910-like, with translation MISQVERDLSIQNRLPATPSPPPSPRLCRTRSKSSGQHQTRTTFPHRISWILLSVLLRRQGILLFAPLIYVSCMFFHMRVASFDAAPIIHRRPAPGSVYRSPQVYARLRADIDADNTTADAISTIWKRSYKGVEWKPCVNKSTGVLPESNGFIFIEANGGLNQQRTSICNAVAVAGYLNATLVIPNFHYHSIWKDPSKFGDIYDEEYFIDTLANYVRVVDTVPEYLMERFDYNLTNVYNFRVKAWAPTSYYRDSVLPKLLEEKVIRISPFANRLSFDAPRAIQRFRCLANNIALRFSKPILTQGETLVKKMKELSANNAGKYVSVHLRFEEDMVAFSCCVFDGGNQEKQDMIAARERGWKGKFTKPGRVIRPGANRLNGKCPLTPLEVGLMLRGMGFNKSTYIYLAAGPIYSASRTMAPLLEMFPNLQTKEMLASEEEVAPFKNFSSRMAALDYTVCLHSEVFVTTQGGNFPHFLMGHRRYLFGGHSKTIRPDKRKLAVLFDNPKLGWRSFKRQMLSMRSHSDSKGFELKRPSDSIYIFPCPDCMCRKNKTTASAT
- the LOC104773754 gene encoding 10 kDa chaperonin, mitochondrial, encoding MMKRLMPTFNRILVQKVIQPAKTESGILLPEKSSKLNSGRVVAVGPGSRDKDGKLIPVSVKEGDTVLLPEYGGTQVKLGENEYHLFRDEDVLGTLHED
- the LOC104773725 gene encoding MLP-like protein 328 encodes the protein MAPSGTYVTEVPLKGSAEKHYKRWKTENHLFPDVIGHHIQGVTVHEGDWDTHGAIKSWNYTCDGKQEVFKEKREFDDKKMTVTFRGLDGHVMEQLKVYDVIFQFVPKSEEGCVYKVTMIWEKRNEDSPEPIKYMKFATSLAADMDDHILKDQSKA
- the LOC104773707 gene encoding DELLA protein GAI, with translation MKRDHQDNMKEEEDDCNNGMDELLAVLGYKVRSSEMADVAQKLEQLEVMMSNVQEHDLSHLATETVHYNPAELYTWLDSMLSDLNPPSSNSDYDLKAIPGDAILNHHFAVDLSSSSNHGGGGGDANATTNKRLKCSNGTTVATATTATGESTRPVVLVDSQENGVRLVHALLACAEAVQSENLTLAEALVKQIGFLAVSQIGAMRKVATYFAEALARRIYRLSPSQSPIDHSLSDTLQMHFYETCPYLKFAHFTANQAILEAFQGKKRVHVIDFSMSQGLQWPALMQALALRPGGPPVFRLTGIGPPAPDNFDYLHEVGCKLAHLAEAIHVEFEYRGFVANTLADLDASMLELRPSEIESVAVNSVFELHKLLGRPGAIDKVLGVVNQIKPEIFTVVEQESNHNSPVFLDRFTESLHYYSTLFDSLEGVPSGQDKVMSEVYLGKQICNVVACDGPDRVERHETLSQWRNRFGSAGFSAAHLGSNAFKQASMLLALFNGGEGYRVEESDGCLMLGWHTRPLIATSAWKLSTD